The following proteins come from a genomic window of Miscanthus floridulus cultivar M001 chromosome 2, ASM1932011v1, whole genome shotgun sequence:
- the LOC136537140 gene encoding uncharacterized protein encodes MGTGYLSAFPSEFFDRVEAIKDVWAPYYTIQKIMQGLLDRYTVTANSRVLDMVVKMANYCSDRVKNVIQKYSIERHWESLSDEFGGMNDVLYPLYMITADSISGFHSNTHIPVVVGAQMRYEVTGDPLYKV; translated from the exons ATGGGCACAGGGTACCTGTCGGCCTTCCCCTCGGAGTTCTTCGATCGTGTTGAGGCCATCAAGGATGTCTGGGCTCCTTACTACACAATCCAAAAG ATTATGCAAGGTCTTCTTGATCGGTACACGGTGACTGCAAATTCCAGGGTTCTTGACATGGTGGTAAAGATGGCTAATTATTGCAGCGACCGGGTGAAGAATGTCATACAGAAATATAGCATTGAGAGGCACTGGGAGTCTCTCAGTGATGAGTTTGGTGGGATGAATGATGTGCTCTATCCGCTCTACATGATAACG GCTGACAGTATTTCTGGATTTCATTCCAACACACACATTCCAGTGGTCGTTGGTGCGCAAATGAGGTATGAAGTTACTGGAGATCCTCTTTACAAG GTATAG